One part of the Ferrimicrobium sp. genome encodes these proteins:
- a CDS encoding DUF6069 family protein, giving the protein MTTVLNRVQQQRSPMKMRMFAVHNGVLAAIIVWVVEVHVLGIHLGIRFGTGAATTLGLGQIIGVSLAASLAGWALLAIMERKFAQPRVAWTVIAVGALVLSLGLPFAATTTAAMVGLIIMHLSVGAGVIPFMYWSRTQDAA; this is encoded by the coding sequence ATGACAACGGTATTGAATCGAGTACAACAACAACGCAGTCCCATGAAGATGAGGATGTTTGCCGTTCACAATGGTGTCTTGGCGGCCATCATTGTCTGGGTCGTCGAGGTCCATGTCCTCGGCATCCACCTTGGAATTCGTTTTGGAACCGGAGCGGCAACGACGTTAGGGCTCGGTCAGATTATCGGTGTAAGTTTGGCAGCCTCACTAGCGGGGTGGGCGTTACTCGCGATCATGGAGCGCAAATTTGCCCAGCCACGTGTTGCCTGGACGGTGATCGCGGTTGGGGCACTGGTTCTCTCACTCGGACTTCCGTTCGCGGCCACCACCACCGCAGCTATGGTGGGGCTGATTATCATGCACCTCTCCGTTGGAGCTGGGGTGATCCCGTTCATGTACTGGTCCCGGACCCAAGACGCCGCCTAA
- the lexA gene encoding transcriptional repressor LexA has product MPRTNDEVRTAIISFLKETLDTRGYPPSIREIGQRVGLASPASVQHHLRRLETDGLIHRDPTRSRAISLTDEPPRAVEIPLLAEVGAGYSVLADADANDTLAIPSSMLGSGDHFALRVRGDSMIDAGIFDGDYAIVHQQTDANDGDVVIATIDDQFGTIKILRKVGSRVLLEARNRRDPNLQIPTEITQRGRVQGKVIAIWRNL; this is encoded by the coding sequence GTGCCGCGAACCAACGATGAGGTGCGAACAGCGATCATCAGCTTTCTCAAAGAAACCCTCGATACGCGAGGGTACCCACCCTCAATCCGCGAGATAGGACAACGCGTTGGTCTTGCATCACCGGCATCCGTTCAACATCACCTCCGCCGGCTGGAGACCGATGGACTCATCCATCGCGATCCGACCCGCTCGCGCGCCATCTCGCTCACTGACGAGCCACCCCGGGCCGTCGAAATTCCGCTCCTTGCCGAAGTTGGCGCTGGCTACTCGGTCTTAGCCGACGCCGACGCGAACGACACGCTCGCCATTCCTTCATCGATGCTAGGCAGTGGCGATCACTTCGCCCTCCGCGTCCGCGGTGATTCGATGATCGACGCGGGCATCTTCGACGGTGACTACGCCATCGTTCATCAGCAGACCGACGCCAACGACGGTGATGTCGTCATCGCCACCATCGATGATCAATTTGGGACTATCAAGATTTTGCGCAAGGTCGGCAGCCGAGTTCTGCTTGAAGCTCGCAACCGCCGCGACCCCAACCTCCAAATCCCAACTGAGATTACCCAACGCGGAAGGGTCCAGGGCAAGGTCATCGCCATCTGGCGGAACCTGTGA
- the nrdR gene encoding transcriptional regulator NrdR gives MRCPFCNADDTRVIESRVVEDGEAIRRRRECASCARRFTTFERYARVKTMVVKRTGALEEFDREKIVRGMRAALKNRPVSSMDVDRVVSELEEQLRPLSEVTSTEIGLQILEHLRTLDEVGYLRFASVYKNFDGVDDFRREVSEIDDRSFTLRKKEDEGGPV, from the coding sequence GTGCGATGCCCCTTTTGTAACGCGGATGACACTCGAGTGATCGAATCTCGGGTTGTCGAGGATGGCGAGGCGATTCGTCGGCGCCGCGAGTGTGCGAGTTGTGCGCGCCGTTTTACAACCTTCGAGCGCTATGCTCGAGTCAAGACGATGGTGGTAAAGCGAACCGGCGCCCTCGAGGAGTTCGATCGCGAGAAGATCGTTCGAGGCATGCGGGCTGCACTCAAAAACCGCCCGGTCTCATCGATGGATGTCGATCGGGTTGTCTCCGAACTCGAGGAGCAACTGCGCCCGCTGAGTGAAGTCACCTCGACGGAGATCGGATTGCAGATCCTCGAGCACCTGCGCACCCTCGACGAGGTTGGATACCTGCGATTTGCGAGCGTCTACAAGAACTTTGACGGCGTCGATGACTTCCGCCGTGAGGTTTCGGAAATTGACGACCGTAGTTTTACGTTGCGTAAGAAAGAAGATGAAGGAGGGCCGGTATGA
- a CDS encoding SRPBCC family protein — protein sequence MNRVKSTEITIHAPAAEIFDYLARPANHITVDGSDTVRNVLVGPDRLYPGAKFRMKMFLVVPYTITNTVVTFEEGREIAWRHSGRHVWRYRLEDLGDSNTKVIESFEWDKAPLRYIYELTGVPNRNLTAMAKTLVNLKERFEAPAA from the coding sequence ATGAACCGAGTCAAGAGTACCGAGATTACCATTCATGCGCCCGCCGCCGAGATTTTTGACTACCTGGCTCGTCCAGCGAACCACATCACAGTCGATGGCTCTGACACCGTCCGAAACGTGTTGGTTGGGCCTGATCGGTTGTATCCGGGTGCCAAGTTTCGCATGAAGATGTTTCTTGTTGTTCCCTACACCATCACCAACACTGTCGTCACGTTCGAAGAGGGTCGCGAGATCGCCTGGCGACACTCTGGACGCCACGTGTGGCGCTATCGGCTAGAAGATCTTGGCGATTCCAACACCAAGGTCATCGAGTCATTCGAGTGGGACAAGGCTCCACTGCGTTACATCTACGAACTGACTGGTGTCCCGAACAGAAATCTGACCGCAATGGCCAAGACGCTCGTCAATCTCAAAGAGCGCTTTGAGGCGCCTGCGGCCTAA